The following coding sequences lie in one Polyangiaceae bacterium genomic window:
- a CDS encoding aldehyde dehydrogenase family protein produces MTLSSHVETPRTTTTKRLATDEDIVKTVERLRETFDSGATRPLDWRERELRQLERLITDNEAEILEALHSDLGKCRFEGVVSETGYTLGEIRHTLKQLRNWAKPRRAKVPLAIQPAKASIISEPLGLVLVIAPWNYPFQLAVGPLIAAIAAGNTAIVKPSEVAAATSALLSKLLPRYLDSSAFAVIEGGVSETTKLLEQRFDHILYTGNGAVGRIVMAAAAKHLTPVTLELGGKSPCIVDADVDLDVAAKRIVWGKFFNAGQTCIAADYLLLHESVAEQMLDRIRETVRSFYGADPRASSDFARIVNERHFDRLEKLLHSGTVVTGGVTDRESRYIAPTVLRDVAPDAPVMADEIFGPILPTLTVASIDEAIRFVNARPKPLALYVFTRNQATADQVLHRTSSGGMCVNDCLSHFAPPDLPFGGVGESGIGAYHGRFGFDTFSHQRAVLDKSTRVDPSLRYPPYGEDKLKWVKRLT; encoded by the coding sequence ATGACGCTCTCGAGCCACGTGGAGACCCCACGCACGACCACCACCAAACGCCTGGCCACGGACGAGGACATCGTCAAGACGGTCGAGCGTCTGCGGGAGACCTTCGACTCTGGGGCCACGCGACCTTTGGATTGGCGTGAGCGTGAGCTGCGACAACTCGAACGACTGATCACCGACAACGAGGCGGAGATCTTGGAGGCGCTGCACAGCGACTTGGGCAAGTGCCGCTTCGAAGGTGTGGTCAGCGAGACGGGCTACACCCTCGGCGAGATCCGCCACACCCTCAAGCAGCTGCGCAACTGGGCCAAGCCTCGGCGCGCGAAGGTGCCCTTGGCCATTCAACCCGCCAAGGCATCGATCATCAGCGAGCCCTTGGGGCTCGTCCTCGTCATTGCTCCGTGGAACTATCCTTTTCAGTTGGCGGTGGGACCGCTGATCGCTGCGATCGCGGCTGGCAACACTGCGATCGTAAAGCCCAGCGAAGTTGCTGCGGCTACGTCGGCGCTTCTCAGCAAGCTGCTGCCGCGCTACCTGGACTCCTCGGCATTCGCCGTGATCGAAGGCGGCGTCTCGGAGACCACCAAGCTCTTGGAGCAACGCTTCGATCACATCCTCTACACCGGCAACGGTGCGGTGGGGCGCATCGTCATGGCCGCAGCGGCCAAGCATCTGACGCCGGTGACCTTGGAACTCGGCGGCAAGAGCCCGTGCATCGTGGACGCCGACGTGGACCTCGATGTCGCGGCCAAGCGCATCGTGTGGGGCAAGTTCTTCAACGCGGGCCAGACCTGCATCGCGGCGGACTACCTCCTTTTGCACGAAAGCGTCGCGGAGCAGATGCTGGACCGCATCCGAGAGACGGTGCGCAGCTTTTATGGCGCGGATCCCCGGGCCAGCTCCGACTTCGCCCGTATCGTGAACGAGCGTCACTTCGACCGCCTGGAGAAGCTGCTTCACAGCGGCACGGTGGTGACCGGAGGCGTGACGGATCGCGAGTCCCGCTACATCGCGCCCACTGTGCTGCGTGACGTGGCACCGGACGCCCCCGTGATGGCCGACGAGATCTTTGGTCCCATTCTTCCGACGCTCACCGTGGCCAGCATCGACGAAGCCATTCGTTTCGTGAATGCGCGGCCGAAGCCCCTCGCGCTTTACGTCTTCACTCGCAACCAGGCCACCGCGGACCAGGTGCTGCACCGCACCAGCTCGGGTGGCATGTGCGTCAACGATTGCCTCTCTCACTTCGCGCCTCCGGACCTTCCCTTTGGCGGCGTCGGCGAGAGCGGGATCGGCGCCTACCATGGCCGTTTCGGTTTCGACACTTTCAGTCATCAACGCGCCGTCCTCGACAAGTCCACTCGGGTCGACCCGTCGCTGCGCTATCCGCCCTACGGTGAAGACAAGCTCAAGTGGGTCAAGCGCCTGACGTGA
- a CDS encoding YkgJ family cysteine cluster protein — protein MSDAGDAVAACAEFHREVDEQVAPLATFHGRRLQCRRGCYDCCSDDLTVLEVEAELIRTRHEALLREQEAGPVGGCAFLDADGGCRIYADRPYVCRTQGLPLRFYDEDDAGEIHEHRDICPKNLPGLPLANLDEARCLLLGPSELRLVSLQMQGFSRMRRVALRDLFLQR, from the coding sequence TTGAGCGACGCAGGCGACGCGGTCGCCGCTTGCGCGGAGTTCCATCGCGAGGTGGACGAGCAAGTCGCGCCCCTCGCTACCTTCCACGGACGACGTCTGCAGTGTCGCCGTGGCTGCTACGACTGCTGCAGCGACGACTTGACCGTGCTCGAGGTCGAGGCCGAGTTGATCCGCACGCGCCACGAGGCGCTGCTGCGCGAACAAGAAGCGGGCCCCGTCGGTGGTTGCGCGTTTCTCGACGCCGACGGCGGCTGTCGCATCTACGCCGACCGACCCTACGTTTGCCGAACGCAGGGACTGCCGCTGCGTTTCTACGACGAGGACGACGCGGGCGAGATCCACGAGCATCGCGACATCTGTCCCAAGAACCTGCCGGGGCTTCCGCTAGCGAATCTGGACGAAGCGCGCTGCCTGCTCCTGGGCCCCAGCGAGCTGCGCCTAGTTTCCCTGCAAATGCAGGGGTTTAGCCGCATGCGACGGGTCGCCTTGCGCGACTTGTTCCTCCAACGCTGA
- a CDS encoding radical SAM protein, giving the protein MTTTGPDPLTPSERVDLLREKRPRHLPVAPIAPPPKRHLPLADTVRPIDQQWRPIYAVWEVTLACDLACRHCGSRAGHARPDELSTEECLDLVRQMAAMDVKEITIIGGEAYLRDDWVEIVREIRKHGMQATMTTGGRGITRERARQAAEAGLQTVSVSVDGTEATHDRLRGVKGSYRSALDALKFLQEAGVRVSANTQINRLSIPEMPHVLETIAAAGAHSWQIQITVAMGRAADEPDVLLQPYDLLDLFPMLAELKKRCDEVGVRMWPGNNIGYFGPYESILRGTMPRGHMASCGAGRSTLGIEADGSIKGCPSLPTNAWTGGNIRDASLKDIWERTAELRYTRDRGTTDLWGYCATCYYADVCRAGCTWTGFTLFGKAGNNPYCHHRALEMKRVGKRERIVQKLAAPGEPFDHGGFELIEEDDPTKDPS; this is encoded by the coding sequence GTGACCACGACCGGCCCTGACCCTCTGACGCCAAGCGAGCGCGTCGACCTACTTCGGGAAAAGCGACCCCGGCATCTGCCGGTCGCTCCCATCGCACCGCCACCCAAGCGCCACCTGCCCTTGGCCGACACGGTGCGTCCCATCGACCAGCAATGGCGCCCCATCTACGCCGTGTGGGAGGTCACCTTGGCGTGCGACCTCGCCTGCCGCCACTGCGGCTCCCGTGCAGGACATGCGCGCCCGGACGAGCTGAGCACCGAGGAGTGCCTCGACCTGGTGCGGCAGATGGCCGCGATGGACGTGAAAGAGATCACGATCATCGGTGGCGAAGCCTACCTGCGCGACGACTGGGTCGAGATCGTGCGCGAGATCCGCAAGCACGGGATGCAAGCGACGATGACGACGGGAGGGCGGGGTATCACCCGTGAACGCGCCCGTCAGGCGGCGGAGGCTGGGCTGCAGACCGTCAGCGTGTCGGTGGACGGGACCGAAGCAACCCACGACCGGCTCCGAGGTGTGAAGGGTTCGTACCGCTCTGCCCTCGATGCTCTGAAGTTCCTGCAAGAAGCGGGCGTTCGCGTCTCGGCCAACACGCAGATCAACCGCCTCAGCATTCCCGAGATGCCACACGTGCTGGAGACCATCGCCGCTGCCGGCGCGCACAGTTGGCAGATCCAGATCACCGTGGCCATGGGTCGCGCCGCAGACGAGCCCGACGTGCTGCTGCAGCCCTACGACTTGCTCGATCTGTTCCCGATGCTCGCCGAGTTGAAGAAGCGCTGCGACGAAGTGGGCGTGCGCATGTGGCCGGGCAACAACATCGGGTACTTCGGGCCCTACGAAAGCATATTGCGAGGCACCATGCCGCGCGGCCACATGGCCAGTTGCGGCGCCGGACGCTCGACCCTGGGCATCGAGGCCGACGGCTCGATCAAGGGTTGCCCGTCCCTACCGACGAACGCGTGGACCGGGGGCAACATCCGCGACGCTTCCTTGAAGGACATTTGGGAGCGCACCGCGGAGCTTCGCTACACCCGCGACCGCGGCACCACGGACCTCTGGGGCTACTGCGCGACCTGTTACTACGCCGATGTTTGTCGCGCCGGCTGTACCTGGACCGGCTTCACGCTGTTCGGCAAAGCGGGGAACAACCCCTACTGCCACCACCGTGCCTTGGAGATGAAACGCGTCGGCAAGCGCGAGCGCATCGTGCAGAAGCTTGCTGCTCCTGGAGAGCCCTTCGACCACGGGGGCTTCGAATTGATCGAGGAAGACGACCCAACAAAGGACCCATCATGA
- a CDS encoding CBS domain-containing protein, whose amino-acid sequence MSQPVRTIALAASAQEAAGLMSTHGVRHLVVVDKAGHAVGVVSDRDLRAAQPSVLLLTDVAMRDKALSLIRVGDVMAKHPHTAHPQQSVHTALGTMLRHRVGCLPVVSTDEQLVGIVTGGDVAKLALSLLDAVESSDER is encoded by the coding sequence ATGAGCCAGCCGGTGCGAACGATCGCGCTGGCGGCATCGGCGCAGGAAGCCGCGGGCCTGATGAGCACCCACGGAGTCCGTCACCTAGTTGTGGTCGACAAGGCCGGTCATGCGGTCGGCGTAGTGAGCGATCGCGATCTGCGCGCGGCGCAACCGTCGGTGCTGCTTCTGACCGACGTCGCCATGCGAGACAAGGCTTTGTCCCTGATTCGCGTGGGCGACGTGATGGCGAAACACCCGCACACCGCCCATCCTCAGCAGTCCGTTCACACCGCTCTCGGCACCATGCTGCGCCATCGCGTCGGCTGCTTGCCCGTCGTGTCGACCGACGAGCAGCTGGTCGGAATCGTGACCGGCGGCGACGTGGCGAAGCTCGCGCTGTCGCTACTCGATGCTGTCGAGTCGAGCGACGAACGCTAG
- a CDS encoding plastocyanin/azurin family copper-binding protein — MSTDSKSRVTVPGYELVDLLHSDALTSTYRARKAGDVRGDWLELTLLDEGLGKNPVIREAFCRECRQAQGVTGRHFLRPTGTILQRGVVAFVSEALPGQRLQNLIRERRVVGSVMPMEVVLRIFMDAVEGLRTLHQHADGPITHGDITPAAILVADSGASLVVHSGMNAPNVIKFVGNPRRDYKAPEQFRSNDPPPPAADVYALGMTIWEAFTGRLPERRPDTATELPKFSEIAPSGIPQGVARVLDKCVQFSARRRYASATELHDDLLLAAAADLASEIEVSALIRGAKRPARVPVADEPTSVVTALPLPPPQPPPRLVKAATALGSDDDAVTTLFAREAESPELLGEEDFVEPAVVEPVVADAVASAAAVESLGDATDRIHAPFGASSPRDGLPTWAWLAIVWVAAVVLMGGVIGLERVGAHGDEASKDAKTNEEEHKNEAKAENASTPAPENHAEAPKNDGKCAADLKTDAHNCGACGVDCGTAKCMDGKCGIIDLVSDQTRPTSVVADDKAVYWTNYAGAGSVVTVPLSGGTPKVLADNQSMPDGIAVDDGTVYWTTGKGAVMAVAAAGGKPKAIASGQSHPSAITAKGKDVYWVNQTSNGAVMSVSGGGKATPLVEKVSMPCGVAADDGHVYYSSYSSGVVAKVPRSGGKSVELAAKQAFPCSVRVAGDAVYWINTGKPSAVMRVSLSGGEARALASDTDAPSGLAIGGGYAYWTTTGERGAIVRVAAKGDGKPETMASGVGNPAGIAFTSGSAVFADYSGGTLKRLVVGPGGDAPAAPPQPTAAMGAMDHSAHANHEAHAGHQAGAEAPAPSAAPAAAPAAAPAAAPAAAGGPADVTIEITSKGNLMAFDKTELTVKAGQRVKVVFKNIATFAVMKHNWVLVKPGTEADVAAEGLDAGEAKHYVVKTNPNVIAATDLAAAGQSVEVIFTAPAAGQYPFVCTFPGHYMMMKGVLTVS, encoded by the coding sequence GTGTCGACAGACTCCAAGTCACGTGTGACCGTTCCGGGCTACGAGTTGGTGGATCTGCTTCACTCGGATGCCCTCACCTCCACCTACCGCGCGCGCAAGGCCGGCGACGTCCGCGGCGACTGGTTGGAGCTGACGCTTCTGGACGAGGGTCTCGGCAAGAACCCCGTCATTCGCGAAGCTTTTTGCCGGGAGTGCCGGCAGGCACAGGGCGTCACGGGGCGGCACTTCTTGCGCCCGACGGGAACCATCCTTCAGCGTGGTGTGGTGGCGTTCGTGTCCGAGGCGTTGCCAGGACAGCGACTGCAGAACTTGATTCGTGAACGAAGAGTGGTGGGTTCGGTGATGCCCATGGAGGTGGTCTTGCGCATCTTCATGGACGCAGTCGAAGGGCTGCGAACCCTCCACCAGCATGCCGACGGGCCAATCACCCACGGTGACATCACACCGGCAGCCATTCTCGTCGCAGACAGCGGCGCGTCTCTCGTCGTGCATTCGGGCATGAATGCGCCGAACGTGATCAAGTTCGTGGGCAACCCGCGGCGCGACTACAAGGCACCCGAGCAATTCCGCAGCAACGACCCGCCGCCACCCGCGGCAGATGTCTACGCCCTTGGCATGACGATCTGGGAGGCGTTCACCGGGCGTCTTCCCGAGCGACGCCCAGACACCGCGACCGAGTTGCCCAAGTTCTCGGAGATTGCGCCGTCCGGCATTCCGCAGGGCGTGGCTCGGGTGTTGGACAAGTGCGTGCAGTTCTCCGCCCGCCGCCGCTACGCGAGCGCTACCGAGCTTCACGATGATCTACTCTTGGCCGCCGCCGCCGATCTGGCGTCCGAGATCGAGGTCTCAGCTTTGATCCGGGGCGCGAAGCGACCCGCGCGCGTTCCTGTCGCAGACGAACCCACGAGTGTGGTCACCGCCTTGCCCTTGCCCCCGCCTCAGCCTCCTCCTCGGCTGGTCAAGGCGGCGACCGCCCTCGGTTCCGATGACGATGCCGTCACGACGCTCTTCGCTCGCGAAGCGGAATCCCCGGAGCTTCTCGGCGAAGAGGATTTCGTCGAGCCCGCCGTCGTCGAGCCCGTCGTCGCCGATGCCGTGGCCTCCGCTGCCGCCGTTGAATCCCTCGGCGACGCGACGGATCGCATTCATGCGCCTTTTGGCGCGAGCTCACCCCGCGACGGCCTGCCGACCTGGGCATGGCTCGCCATCGTCTGGGTCGCCGCCGTCGTGCTGATGGGCGGGGTCATCGGTCTCGAGAGAGTCGGCGCGCATGGAGACGAGGCGAGCAAAGACGCGAAGACGAACGAAGAGGAACACAAGAACGAAGCGAAGGCCGAAAACGCCAGCACACCCGCTCCCGAGAACCACGCTGAAGCACCGAAGAACGACGGCAAGTGCGCAGCCGACTTGAAGACGGATGCTCACAACTGCGGTGCTTGTGGTGTCGACTGTGGCACCGCCAAGTGCATGGATGGCAAGTGCGGCATCATCGACTTGGTCAGCGACCAGACCCGGCCTACCTCCGTCGTTGCCGATGACAAGGCCGTCTATTGGACGAACTATGCGGGAGCGGGCAGCGTCGTCACGGTTCCCTTGAGCGGTGGAACTCCCAAGGTGCTGGCAGACAATCAGAGCATGCCCGATGGCATCGCCGTCGACGACGGCACCGTCTACTGGACGACTGGCAAGGGTGCAGTCATGGCGGTGGCCGCAGCGGGCGGCAAGCCCAAGGCGATCGCCAGCGGCCAGTCACATCCTTCCGCCATCACCGCCAAAGGCAAGGACGTCTACTGGGTCAATCAGACCTCGAACGGCGCGGTGATGAGCGTCTCCGGCGGTGGCAAAGCGACGCCCCTGGTGGAGAAGGTCAGCATGCCCTGCGGCGTTGCCGCTGACGACGGCCATGTCTACTACTCCAGCTACTCCAGCGGAGTCGTGGCGAAGGTGCCGCGCTCGGGCGGCAAGTCCGTGGAACTCGCTGCCAAGCAAGCATTCCCCTGTTCCGTACGCGTCGCTGGTGACGCCGTGTACTGGATCAATACGGGTAAACCGAGTGCGGTGATGAGGGTCAGCCTCAGCGGGGGCGAAGCTCGGGCCCTAGCCAGTGACACGGACGCACCATCGGGCTTGGCGATCGGTGGCGGCTATGCCTACTGGACGACTACTGGCGAGCGAGGGGCCATCGTTCGCGTAGCCGCCAAGGGCGACGGCAAACCCGAGACCATGGCGAGTGGCGTCGGAAACCCAGCGGGGATCGCGTTCACCAGCGGTAGCGCCGTTTTCGCGGACTACTCGGGAGGCACGTTGAAGCGCCTCGTGGTGGGACCGGGCGGCGATGCGCCGGCCGCGCCGCCGCAGCCCACGGCAGCCATGGGCGCCATGGATCACTCTGCACACGCAAATCACGAAGCCCACGCGGGTCATCAGGCCGGTGCCGAGGCGCCCGCTCCGAGTGCTGCCCCCGCCGCCGCGCCCGCCGCTGCGCCTGCTGCAGCCCCCGCCGCCGCCGGCGGTCCTGCGGACGTCACCATCGAGATCACGAGCAAGGGCAACTTGATGGCTTTCGACAAGACCGAGCTCACGGTCAAGGCGGGCCAGCGCGTCAAGGTCGTGTTCAAGAACATCGCAACCTTCGCCGTGATGAAGCACAACTGGGTGTTGGTGAAGCCCGGCACCGAGGCAGACGTCGCTGCCGAAGGGCTCGATGCGGGAGAGGCGAAGCACTACGTGGTCAAGACCAATCCCAACGTGATCGCGGCGACGGATCTAGCGGCAGCGGGTCAGTCCGTGGAGGTGATCTTCACCGCACCCGCGGCAGGTCAGTACCCCTTCGTGTGCACGTTCCCCGGGCACTACATGATGATGAAAGGCGTGCTGACGGTCAGCTGA
- a CDS encoding plastocyanin/azurin family copper-binding protein, giving the protein MKAWAWLGIAAALGMGCAEVELTGDDGPIAGAAGTAGGPGVDAGGAGGSAGGTGGSPSGGDAGHVHSGGASGGSGAPSGGSAGVGGSGGTPSGGTPGTGGTVGTGGTPSGGTGGGTGGTPSGGTGGGTGPSCSDNVKNGTETDVDCGGTCPKCANGKACTQNGDCTSAQCAGNSCAWVVIVAPNGDNSFQPASLTIPVGGTVRWVWQEKGHTVTGGTGCGDYAPGWCSPTNSSCQNAPTSDVGATYDRKFTAAGSNPYYCRPHCGMMKGTITVQ; this is encoded by the coding sequence ATGAAGGCGTGGGCATGGTTGGGGATTGCAGCTGCACTCGGAATGGGCTGCGCCGAGGTGGAACTGACCGGTGATGACGGCCCGATCGCAGGCGCTGCGGGGACAGCTGGTGGGCCGGGTGTCGACGCGGGAGGCGCGGGTGGCTCGGCGGGCGGAACTGGCGGTAGCCCGAGCGGTGGCGACGCCGGCCACGTGCACAGCGGAGGTGCCTCAGGCGGCAGCGGCGCGCCGAGCGGTGGCAGCGCGGGAGTGGGCGGCAGCGGCGGGACGCCGAGCGGCGGCACGCCCGGGACCGGTGGAACCGTTGGCACTGGCGGCACGCCCAGTGGCGGTACCGGAGGAGGCACTGGCGGCACGCCCAGTGGCGGTACCGGAGGAGGCACTGGACCCAGCTGCAGCGACAATGTGAAGAACGGCACCGAGACCGACGTCGATTGCGGCGGCACCTGTCCCAAGTGCGCCAACGGCAAAGCCTGTACGCAAAACGGGGACTGCACGAGCGCACAATGCGCCGGCAACTCCTGCGCCTGGGTCGTCATCGTTGCTCCCAACGGTGACAACAGCTTCCAGCCAGCGAGTCTGACCATTCCCGTGGGCGGTACCGTGCGCTGGGTGTGGCAGGAAAAGGGCCACACCGTGACGGGTGGCACCGGGTGTGGCGACTACGCGCCCGGTTGGTGCTCGCCGACGAACTCCAGCTGTCAGAATGCGCCCACCTCCGACGTGGGTGCAACCTACGATCGCAAGTTCACCGCGGCGGGGTCCAACCCCTACTACTGCCGTCCGCACTGCGGAATGATGAAAGGCACCATCACGGTGCAGTGA